A single window of Archangium gephyra DNA harbors:
- the uvrB gene encoding excinuclease ABC subunit UvrB has product MPEFQLVSDYKPQGDQPRAIGELTEAVLRGDRYQTLLGVTGSGKTFTMANVIANVKRPTLLIAHNKTLAAQLYGEFKSLFPHNAIEYFVSYFDYYQPEAYIPTSDTFIEKDSSVNDEIERMRHSATHSLRTRDDVLIVASVSCIYGLGTARSYVDMAVTVNVGAELGRDSFIRKLVESQYERNDLDFHRGTFRARGDTVEVFPAYEEERAVRVSFFGDEVEKITEFDPLRGETLGALDKVVIFPASHYVTQSETRKSALQTIRDELSERLQEFKREGKLLEAQRLEQRTMYDLEMIEQVGYCNGIENYSRHFSGRPPNEPPPCLLDYFPRNMLVLIDESHQTVPQIGAMYRGDRSRKETLVAHGFRLPSALDNRPLKFTEFEDMVQQAVFVSATPAEYELQKSKGVVVEQIIRPTGLTDPEVEVRPARNQVDDVLEEVRTRVAKQERVLVTTLTKRMAEDLTEYLTEVGIKVRYLHSDIGAIERTAIIRDLRKGEFDVLVGINLLREGLDIPEVSLVAIFDADKEGFLRSHVSLIQTIGRAARNLNGRVIMYAESLTDSMKLAIEETNRRREVQRAYNAQHGITPKAVKSHILDLSEHLYDADPSALPMAADSANDVLEPKELKRLIGEFTKDMQHYADEMQFEKAAELRDRIVLLKDMELGLKPPSRTLLKAPPKAAADEKKPGTPGARGKRGGKGGGGSPHGKTGIGPRKSR; this is encoded by the coding sequence ATGCCTGAGTTCCAACTCGTCAGCGACTACAAGCCCCAGGGCGACCAACCGCGCGCCATCGGTGAGCTCACCGAGGCCGTGCTGCGCGGGGACCGCTACCAGACGCTGCTGGGCGTCACGGGTTCGGGCAAGACGTTCACCATGGCGAACGTCATCGCCAACGTGAAGCGGCCCACCCTGCTCATCGCGCACAACAAGACGCTCGCCGCCCAGCTCTACGGCGAGTTCAAGTCCCTCTTCCCGCACAACGCCATCGAGTACTTCGTCTCGTACTTCGACTACTACCAGCCCGAGGCCTACATCCCCACCTCGGACACCTTCATCGAGAAGGACTCCTCGGTGAACGATGAGATCGAGCGCATGCGCCACTCGGCCACGCACTCACTGCGCACGCGCGACGACGTGCTCATCGTGGCCAGCGTCTCCTGCATCTACGGCCTCGGTACCGCGCGCTCGTACGTGGACATGGCCGTCACCGTGAACGTGGGCGCCGAGCTGGGCCGCGACAGCTTCATCCGCAAGCTGGTGGAGAGCCAGTACGAGCGCAATGATCTCGACTTCCACCGCGGAACCTTCCGCGCCCGCGGTGACACCGTGGAAGTGTTCCCCGCCTACGAGGAGGAGCGCGCCGTACGTGTCAGCTTCTTCGGCGACGAGGTGGAGAAGATCACCGAGTTCGATCCGCTGCGCGGCGAGACGCTGGGCGCGCTGGACAAGGTCGTCATCTTCCCCGCCAGCCACTACGTCACCCAGTCGGAAACCCGGAAGAGCGCGCTGCAGACCATCCGCGACGAGCTGTCCGAGCGCCTCCAGGAGTTCAAGCGCGAGGGCAAGCTGCTCGAGGCCCAGCGGCTGGAGCAGCGCACGATGTACGACCTCGAGATGATCGAGCAGGTGGGGTACTGCAACGGCATCGAGAACTACTCGCGGCACTTCTCGGGCCGGCCCCCCAACGAGCCGCCGCCGTGCCTGCTGGACTACTTCCCGCGCAACATGCTGGTGCTCATCGACGAGAGCCACCAGACGGTGCCGCAGATTGGCGCCATGTACCGCGGGGACCGCTCGCGCAAGGAGACGCTGGTGGCGCACGGCTTCCGCCTGCCCAGCGCCCTGGACAACCGCCCGCTCAAGTTCACCGAGTTCGAGGACATGGTGCAGCAGGCCGTCTTCGTCTCGGCCACCCCCGCCGAGTACGAGCTGCAGAAGTCCAAGGGCGTGGTGGTGGAGCAGATCATCCGCCCCACGGGCCTGACGGATCCCGAGGTGGAGGTCCGCCCGGCGCGCAACCAGGTGGATGACGTGTTGGAGGAGGTGCGCACGCGCGTGGCGAAGCAGGAGCGCGTCCTCGTCACCACCCTCACCAAGCGCATGGCGGAGGACCTCACCGAGTACCTCACCGAGGTGGGCATCAAGGTTCGCTACCTGCACTCGGACATCGGCGCCATCGAGCGCACCGCCATCATCCGGGACCTGCGCAAGGGCGAGTTCGACGTGCTCGTGGGCATCAACCTGCTGCGCGAGGGCCTCGACATCCCCGAGGTGTCCCTGGTGGCCATCTTCGACGCGGACAAGGAGGGCTTCCTGCGCAGCCACGTGTCCCTCATCCAGACCATCGGCCGCGCCGCCCGCAACCTCAACGGCCGCGTCATCATGTACGCCGAGTCGCTGACGGACTCGATGAAGCTCGCCATCGAGGAGACCAACCGCCGCCGTGAGGTGCAGCGCGCCTACAACGCGCAGCATGGGATTACGCCCAAGGCGGTCAAGAGCCACATCCTCGACCTGTCCGAGCACCTCTACGACGCGGATCCGTCCGCGCTGCCCATGGCCGCCGATTCGGCCAACGACGTGCTGGAGCCCAAGGAGCTCAAGCGCCTCATCGGCGAGTTCACCAAGGACATGCAGCACTACGCCGACGAGATGCAGTTCGAGAAGGCCGCGGAGCTCCGCGACCGCATCGTCCTGCTCAAGGACATGGAGCTGGGACTCAAGCCGCCCAGCCGCACGCTGCTCAAGGCCCCGCCCAAGGCCGCCGCCGATGAGAAGAAGCCCGGCACGCCCGGTGCTCGCGGCAAGCGCGGAGGCAAGGGCGGCGGTGGATCGCCTCACGGCAAGACGGGCATTGGACCGAGGAAGAGCCGCTAA
- a CDS encoding M20/M25/M40 family metallo-hydrolase, with protein MKRTLVLLAALIPLPLAAQSQLTTPAEKTAAQSIEAEDLRAHIGFLASDLLEGRGPGTRGDALAQHYIATQFQLLGLKPAGPNGGYLQPFELVGMTGHPETLTFSNATERMELRFHDDFIASSGVQAAEAVLQDSELVFVGYGIQAPEYQWDDFKGMDLRGKTLLILNNDPEDDPKLFGGKARLRYGRWDYKYEQAAKVGAAGAILLHTTPSAGYAWQVVQTSWSGEQVELPASEDTPRLQMKAWTTDEATRRVLRLSEADLDTLRTAARSRDFRPVPLGVKVSTRFANRVRRRSTANVLGLLPGSDPRLSREVVIYTAHHDHLGMKDDAKPGEDAIYNGAVDNASGVAAMLEAAEAFTVLPKAPPRSILFAAVAAEEQGLLGSQYLAEHLPFPAGRVAANVNIDGLNIHGRTRDVTVIGLGKSSLDGPLTALARAQGRTIKADQLPDRGFFYRSDQYNFARLGIPAAYFSSGMDFIGRPPGWGKERREKWEALHYHQPSDELGPDWDFSGAVEDVRLFFLLGSHVARTREPPRWNKGDEFEAPRLQALEALRSEGAK; from the coding sequence ATGAAGCGAACGCTGGTGCTCCTCGCCGCCCTGATCCCCCTGCCGCTCGCCGCCCAGTCTCAGCTCACGACACCGGCGGAGAAGACCGCCGCTCAGAGCATCGAGGCCGAGGACCTCCGGGCCCACATCGGCTTCCTGGCCTCGGATCTGCTCGAGGGCCGGGGCCCGGGCACACGGGGGGACGCGCTGGCCCAGCACTACATCGCGACCCAGTTCCAACTCCTGGGCCTCAAGCCCGCGGGCCCGAATGGCGGCTACCTGCAGCCCTTCGAACTGGTGGGCATGACGGGCCACCCCGAGACGCTGACCTTCAGCAACGCCACGGAGCGCATGGAGCTCCGGTTCCACGACGACTTCATCGCGAGCTCGGGGGTGCAGGCGGCGGAGGCGGTGCTGCAGGACTCGGAGCTGGTGTTCGTGGGCTACGGCATCCAGGCGCCCGAGTACCAGTGGGACGACTTCAAGGGGATGGACCTGAGGGGCAAGACGCTCCTCATCCTGAACAACGATCCGGAGGACGACCCGAAGCTCTTCGGCGGCAAGGCGCGGCTGCGGTACGGCCGGTGGGACTACAAGTACGAGCAGGCCGCGAAGGTGGGGGCGGCGGGGGCGATCCTCCTGCACACCACGCCGAGCGCGGGGTACGCGTGGCAAGTGGTGCAGACGTCCTGGTCGGGCGAGCAGGTCGAGCTGCCGGCCTCGGAGGACACGCCGCGCCTGCAGATGAAGGCCTGGACGACGGACGAGGCCACGCGCCGGGTGCTGCGGCTGTCGGAGGCGGACCTCGACACGCTGCGCACGGCGGCCCGGAGCCGGGACTTCCGCCCGGTGCCGCTGGGGGTGAAGGTGTCCACGCGCTTCGCCAACCGGGTGCGCCGCCGTTCCACGGCGAACGTGCTGGGCCTGTTGCCGGGGAGCGACCCCAGACTGTCCAGGGAGGTGGTGATCTACACGGCGCACCATGATCACCTGGGCATGAAGGACGACGCGAAGCCGGGCGAGGACGCCATCTACAACGGTGCGGTGGACAACGCGTCCGGCGTGGCCGCGATGCTCGAGGCGGCCGAGGCCTTCACCGTGCTGCCCAAGGCGCCGCCGCGCTCCATCCTCTTCGCGGCGGTGGCGGCCGAGGAGCAGGGGCTGCTGGGCTCGCAGTACCTCGCCGAGCACCTGCCGTTCCCCGCGGGACGCGTGGCGGCCAACGTCAACATCGACGGGCTGAACATCCACGGACGCACGCGGGACGTGACGGTCATCGGGCTGGGCAAGTCCTCGCTGGACGGGCCGCTGACGGCGTTGGCCCGGGCGCAGGGCCGCACCATCAAGGCGGACCAGCTGCCGGACCGGGGCTTCTTCTATCGCTCGGACCAGTACAACTTCGCCCGGCTGGGCATCCCCGCCGCCTACTTCAGCAGCGGCATGGACTTCATCGGCCGGCCGCCCGGGTGGGGCAAGGAGCGCCGGGAGAAGTGGGAGGCCCTGCACTACCACCAGCCCTCGGACGAGCTGGGCCCGGACTGGGACTTCTCTGGCGCGGTGGAGGACGTGCGGCTCTTCTTCCTCCTCGGCTCCCACGTGGCCCGGACGCGCGAGCCACCCCGCTGGAACAAGGGTGATGAGTTCGAGGCCCCCCGGCTCCAGGCGCTCGAGGCCCTGAGGAGCGAGGGAGCGAAGTAG
- the cysS gene encoding cysteine--tRNA ligase, whose protein sequence is MAAASIRLFNTMTMQKESLEPAVPGKLGVYVCGPTVYSYVHIGNARTFTSFDVVVRYLRYRGFEVKYVRNYTDVDDKIIKAAHETGEEAVVLAARFVEAFREDARALHLLEPDVSPKVSDHLPEIIGIIGKLVDKGLAYESRGDVYFSVRHYPEYAKLSKRNVDDLCAGERVQPGEQKHEPLDFALWKAAKPGEPAWDSPWGKGRPGWHIECSAMSAKYLGETFDIHGGGLDLIFPHHENEIAQSEGASGKMFSRYWMHCGFLDLEGAKMSKSLGNVVRLRDALGKVDPEALRFFFVSTHYRHPLNFADKGLADAEQRMEYFYETLRKVDERVGGKDFGKGPLYGEPGRFLTEFESQMDDDFNTAGALGALSGLFGQMNELTDKPPVKDKAQVGRTLQALREDVRKVSGVLGLFEDEPAQWLLRRRDRAVKERGLDVAKVESLIQARNEARKAKNFAEGDRLREELKGLGVEILDTAAGTVWKVAPQT, encoded by the coding sequence GTGGCCGCAGCATCGATTCGACTCTTCAACACGATGACGATGCAGAAGGAGTCCCTGGAGCCGGCGGTGCCGGGCAAGCTGGGGGTCTACGTCTGCGGCCCGACGGTCTACAGCTACGTCCACATCGGCAACGCGAGGACGTTCACCTCGTTCGACGTGGTGGTGCGCTACCTGCGCTACCGCGGCTTCGAGGTGAAGTACGTCCGCAACTACACGGACGTGGACGACAAGATCATCAAGGCGGCGCACGAGACGGGCGAGGAGGCGGTGGTACTGGCGGCGCGTTTCGTGGAGGCCTTCCGGGAGGACGCCCGGGCGCTGCACCTGCTGGAGCCGGACGTGTCCCCGAAGGTGAGCGATCACCTGCCGGAGATCATCGGCATCATCGGCAAGCTGGTGGACAAGGGGTTGGCGTACGAGTCGCGGGGAGACGTGTACTTCTCGGTGAGGCACTACCCGGAGTACGCGAAGCTGTCCAAGCGGAACGTGGACGACCTGTGCGCGGGTGAGCGGGTGCAGCCGGGCGAGCAGAAGCACGAGCCGTTGGACTTCGCGCTGTGGAAGGCGGCGAAGCCGGGGGAGCCGGCGTGGGACAGCCCGTGGGGCAAGGGCCGGCCGGGCTGGCACATCGAGTGCTCGGCGATGAGCGCGAAGTACCTCGGGGAGACCTTCGACATCCACGGAGGCGGGTTGGATCTGATCTTCCCGCACCACGAGAACGAGATTGCCCAGAGCGAGGGCGCGAGCGGGAAGATGTTCTCGCGCTACTGGATGCACTGCGGCTTCCTGGATCTCGAGGGGGCGAAGATGTCCAAGTCCCTGGGGAACGTGGTGCGGCTGAGGGACGCGCTGGGGAAGGTGGATCCGGAGGCGCTGCGCTTCTTCTTCGTGTCGACGCACTACCGGCACCCGCTGAACTTCGCGGACAAGGGCCTGGCGGACGCGGAGCAGCGCATGGAGTACTTCTACGAGACGCTGCGCAAGGTGGACGAGCGCGTGGGCGGGAAGGACTTCGGCAAGGGTCCGCTGTACGGCGAGCCGGGTAGGTTCCTCACCGAGTTCGAGTCGCAGATGGACGACGACTTCAACACGGCGGGAGCGCTGGGGGCGTTGTCGGGGCTGTTCGGGCAGATGAACGAGCTGACGGACAAGCCGCCGGTGAAGGACAAGGCGCAGGTGGGCAGGACGCTGCAGGCGCTGCGCGAGGACGTGCGGAAGGTGTCCGGGGTGCTGGGCCTGTTCGAGGACGAGCCGGCGCAGTGGCTGCTGCGGCGGAGGGATCGGGCGGTGAAGGAGCGGGGCCTCGACGTGGCGAAGGTGGAGTCGCTCATCCAGGCGCGCAACGAGGCCCGCAAGGCGAAGAACTTCGCGGAAGGAGACCGGCTGCGCGAGGAGCTGAAGGGACTGGGAGTGGAGATCCTGGATACGGCTGCGGGCACCGTGTGGAAGGTCGCCCCGCAGACATAA
- a CDS encoding DNA internalization-related competence protein ComEC/Rec2, protein MLGAGLGLGTDAVNGLFQLMAASFVGAAALALARLPGAHLGVLLCLGLTGAGLARLEAGVEVPPALLEGGPAVLEGEVERVDRFEDSTRVLLAVARVGQGPGTPARFHTSLYAHGTPPSLLPGQRLLVEARLKTLEPALNPGEKDFSATRRRQGLAFTGSFQSAGMLVLSPPPRWRQYLVRTQEGLTEAVHAVAPSTEAAALFLTLAAGQRAALDDGLEEDFSRSGLAHVLSVSGLHVAALALMTLALLRKLLVRAGARVRGLRRVDARRLAAPASVPFVWAYVVFTGNQPPAVRSAVMATVVLLGLALWRRADGLNSLAAAAALLVAWTPSSVADLSLQLSFLAVFSLLLLTPALREALPVAPPDPQEAHRLKRLLASTRETVLETFCASAAVTVASLPLVAGTFGRASLAGLVSNIVCMPLCGLLTGFAAGGAALYVVAPVLATPLLWGGAWASQVLLWLTRFFAHVPLATMDLPAFGLTASLLYAAGLACWALGERRARLGGLLVPVGLALVFLVPRLVPEPGLRITFLSVGQGDGIVLSSRGHHALIDGGGVPGGADPGLRVVVPFLRASRIERLDLAVLSHPHPDHALGLVSALGQVPTERLWLAADSADGHLSKQLIAAATGAHVEQVQLGHPSYRLGEATLEVLGPPEDRELMEGVNDKSVVLLVRHGDVTVLLPGDVEEEGEAALLASGKLGPVTVLKAAHHGSRTSSTEDFLARLRPRFAVFCVGRRNRFGFPHPEVEERYRSLGTECLRTDTQGAITLESDGQDIRLSTFLPAEPPVPPAPVAPTTAHHQP, encoded by the coding sequence ATGCTCGGTGCGGGGTTGGGTCTCGGAACGGACGCCGTTAACGGATTATTTCAGCTTATGGCCGCGTCTTTCGTGGGTGCGGCCGCCCTGGCGCTCGCTCGCCTGCCTGGTGCCCATTTGGGCGTGCTTTTGTGCTTGGGGCTCACGGGCGCGGGCCTCGCCCGCCTGGAAGCCGGGGTGGAGGTGCCGCCCGCCCTCCTGGAGGGAGGCCCCGCGGTGCTGGAGGGCGAGGTGGAGCGCGTGGACCGCTTCGAGGACTCCACCCGCGTCCTGCTGGCCGTGGCTCGCGTGGGACAGGGGCCCGGCACGCCCGCGCGCTTCCACACGAGCCTGTATGCCCATGGGACACCGCCCTCGCTGCTGCCCGGCCAGCGCCTCCTCGTGGAGGCCCGGCTCAAGACGCTCGAGCCCGCGTTGAATCCCGGAGAAAAGGACTTCTCCGCGACACGGCGGCGGCAGGGACTCGCCTTCACCGGCAGCTTCCAGAGCGCGGGCATGCTGGTGCTCTCCCCTCCCCCGCGCTGGCGCCAGTACCTGGTGCGCACGCAGGAGGGCCTCACCGAGGCCGTCCACGCCGTGGCCCCCTCCACCGAGGCCGCCGCCCTCTTCCTCACCCTGGCCGCCGGACAGCGCGCCGCGCTCGATGACGGGCTGGAGGAGGACTTCTCCCGCAGTGGACTGGCGCACGTACTCAGCGTGAGTGGCCTGCATGTGGCGGCGCTCGCGCTCATGACGCTGGCGCTGCTGCGAAAGCTGCTCGTCCGGGCCGGGGCCCGCGTGCGCGGCCTGCGGCGCGTGGATGCCCGGCGCCTGGCCGCCCCCGCCTCCGTGCCCTTCGTCTGGGCCTACGTCGTCTTCACCGGCAACCAGCCTCCCGCGGTGCGCTCGGCCGTCATGGCCACGGTGGTGCTGCTGGGACTCGCGCTCTGGCGGCGGGCCGATGGACTCAACAGCCTCGCCGCCGCCGCCGCGCTGCTCGTCGCCTGGACGCCCTCCAGCGTCGCGGACCTGTCGCTGCAACTGTCCTTCCTCGCCGTCTTCAGCCTCCTGCTGCTCACCCCCGCCCTGCGCGAGGCCCTTCCCGTTGCTCCGCCGGACCCACAGGAGGCCCACCGGCTCAAGCGCCTGCTCGCGAGCACCCGGGAGACGGTGCTGGAGACGTTCTGCGCGAGCGCCGCGGTGACGGTGGCCAGCCTGCCCCTGGTGGCGGGCACCTTCGGGCGCGCGAGCCTCGCGGGGCTCGTCTCCAACATCGTCTGCATGCCCCTGTGCGGCCTGCTCACCGGCTTCGCCGCGGGCGGCGCGGCCCTCTACGTCGTGGCGCCCGTGCTGGCCACCCCGCTGCTGTGGGGCGGGGCGTGGGCCTCGCAGGTGCTGCTGTGGCTCACCCGCTTCTTCGCGCACGTGCCGCTGGCCACGATGGACCTGCCCGCCTTCGGCCTCACGGCCTCCCTGCTCTACGCCGCCGGGCTCGCGTGCTGGGCCCTGGGAGAGCGGCGCGCGCGGCTGGGAGGCCTCCTCGTGCCCGTGGGGCTCGCGCTCGTCTTCCTCGTGCCACGCCTCGTCCCCGAGCCCGGCCTGCGCATCACCTTCCTCTCCGTGGGCCAGGGAGATGGCATCGTGCTCAGTTCCCGGGGGCACCATGCACTCATCGACGGGGGCGGCGTGCCCGGTGGCGCGGATCCGGGCCTGCGGGTCGTCGTCCCCTTCCTGCGTGCCTCCCGCATCGAGCGGCTCGACCTGGCCGTCCTCTCCCATCCCCACCCGGACCATGCGCTCGGGCTCGTCTCCGCCCTGGGGCAGGTCCCCACCGAGCGCCTCTGGCTCGCCGCGGACAGCGCGGACGGGCACCTGTCGAAACAGCTCATCGCCGCGGCCACCGGAGCGCACGTGGAGCAGGTGCAGCTCGGCCATCCGTCCTACCGGTTGGGAGAGGCGACCCTGGAGGTGCTCGGCCCGCCCGAGGACCGTGAGTTGATGGAGGGCGTGAACGACAAGAGCGTGGTGCTGCTCGTGCGCCATGGCGACGTCACCGTGCTGCTGCCCGGCGACGTGGAGGAAGAGGGCGAGGCCGCGCTGCTCGCCAGTGGGAAGCTCGGGCCGGTGACGGTGCTGAAGGCGGCGCACCACGGCTCCCGCACCTCGTCCACCGAGGACTTCCTCGCGCGGCTCCGTCCCCGCTTCGCCGTCTTCTGCGTGGGCCGCCGCAACCGCTTCGGCTTCCCCCATCCGGAGGTGGAGGAGCGCTACCGCTCCCTGGGCACCGAGTGTCTGCGCACGGACACGCAGGGCGCCATCACGCTGGAGAGTGATGGGCAGGACATCCGCCTGAGCACCTTCCTGCCTGCCGAGCCCCCCGTTCCCCCCGCCCCGGTTGCCCCCACGACCGCCCATCACCAGCCTTGA
- a CDS encoding FHA domain-containing protein translates to MSPPNPKRPPRSPRPPGDSASRPEPEVELPFDDDEVAPLQADDPRPQRVPQFPAGPRRRPRRGPAGAPREGRDRELPTRFDSGEYEDPGHTPAFLYVERGPGVGQLLPVKQGVLVLGRASNSDLRLQHPSISRRHAQLTRRGDHLTLKDLGSQNGTYVNRTRLSGEVELRSGDELALGNALLQLRGPGPAPARPRSSSSRPGSSLRVGLGSRRILLLAVATGALVAVFLTLAAMRFLRMGGEPAPSAEVEAVEAEQVAEVPADVAPEAEARPVEVAPALEEAHPEPEATAPVPAAPAPKLRSPSRARPLSAQAIAESSPSPSKPRETGGRVKAGSGKAAVKPAPAEPQAGLVSNPEAEAEALARYEAGNVDSALSLARRAQLETLATTLTRFQEEWRAGNAALASGDPSSAVQHLSAALELDQRISKGWGALAPKIRKALAQAQSQAGSTP, encoded by the coding sequence ATGAGTCCTCCCAATCCCAAGCGCCCGCCCCGCTCGCCCCGCCCGCCGGGGGACTCGGCTTCGCGCCCGGAGCCGGAGGTCGAGCTCCCCTTCGACGATGACGAGGTGGCCCCCCTCCAGGCGGACGACCCCCGCCCCCAGCGCGTCCCCCAGTTCCCCGCCGGCCCCCGCCGCCGCCCCCGCCGCGGCCCCGCTGGCGCCCCCCGCGAGGGCCGCGACCGCGAGCTACCCACCCGCTTCGACTCCGGCGAGTACGAGGACCCCGGCCATACCCCCGCCTTCCTCTACGTCGAGCGCGGCCCCGGGGTCGGCCAACTGCTCCCCGTCAAGCAGGGCGTGCTCGTGCTCGGCCGCGCCTCCAACTCGGATCTGCGCCTGCAGCACCCCTCCATCAGCCGCCGCCACGCCCAGCTCACCCGCCGCGGCGACCACCTCACCCTGAAGGACCTCGGCAGCCAGAACGGCACCTACGTCAACCGCACCCGCCTCTCCGGCGAGGTGGAGCTCCGCTCCGGGGATGAGCTCGCCCTCGGCAATGCCCTCCTTCAGCTCCGGGGGCCCGGTCCCGCCCCCGCGCGCCCCCGCTCCTCCTCCAGCCGGCCCGGCTCGTCGCTCCGGGTGGGTCTGGGCTCCCGCCGCATCCTCCTGCTCGCCGTCGCCACCGGTGCGCTCGTGGCCGTGTTCCTCACGCTCGCCGCCATGCGCTTCCTGCGGATGGGCGGCGAGCCGGCTCCTTCCGCCGAAGTCGAGGCGGTGGAGGCCGAACAGGTGGCCGAGGTTCCCGCCGACGTGGCTCCAGAGGCGGAGGCCCGTCCGGTCGAGGTGGCTCCCGCCCTCGAGGAGGCCCACCCCGAGCCCGAGGCGACAGCTCCGGTGCCCGCGGCTCCGGCCCCCAAGCTTCGGAGTCCCTCCAGAGCGCGGCCCCTCAGTGCCCAGGCCATCGCCGAGTCCAGCCCCTCCCCGTCCAAGCCTCGGGAGACGGGGGGGCGGGTGAAGGCTGGGAGTGGAAAGGCCGCCGTGAAGCCCGCTCCCGCCGAGCCCCAGGCCGGGCTCGTCTCCAACCCGGAGGCCGAAGCCGAGGCCCTCGCGCGCTATGAGGCCGGCAATGTCGACTCCGCCCTCTCCCTTGCCCGGCGGGCCCAGCTGGAGACCCTGGCCACCACGCTCACTCGCTTCCAGGAGGAGTGGCGCGCTGGAAATGCCGCCCTCGCCAGCGGAGACCCTTCTTCCGCTGTGCAGCATCTCTCCGCCGCGCTCGAGCTCGATCAGCGGATTTCCAAGGGCTGGGGTGCTCTCGCGCCGAAGATCCGCAAGGCCCTCGCCCAGGCGCAGTCGCAGGCCGGGTCCACGCCGTAG
- a CDS encoding CarD family transcriptional regulator, which translates to MQTSFKTGDKAVYPGQGVGEVMGIEHTEVAGQRQSFYVLRILENGMRIMIPINKVGSVGLREIISEEDVKQVYSILKEKDISVDSTTWNRRYREYMEKIKTGSVFEIAEVLRDLYLLKGDKDLSFGERKMLDTARSLLIKELSLAKDCTEEEIESDLKKIFNLA; encoded by the coding sequence GTGCAGACGAGCTTCAAGACCGGCGACAAGGCTGTGTACCCTGGGCAGGGTGTGGGCGAGGTGATGGGGATTGAGCACACCGAGGTCGCCGGACAGCGGCAGTCCTTCTATGTGCTGCGCATCCTGGAGAATGGGATGCGGATCATGATCCCAATCAACAAGGTCGGCTCGGTGGGCCTCCGGGAGATCATCAGCGAGGAGGACGTCAAGCAGGTCTACTCCATCCTGAAGGAGAAGGACATCTCGGTCGACTCCACGACGTGGAACCGTCGCTACCGGGAGTACATGGAGAAGATCAAGACGGGCTCCGTGTTCGAGATCGCCGAGGTTCTGCGTGATCTCTATCTGCTGAAGGGAGACAAGGATCTGTCGTTCGGTGAGCGCAAGATGCTGGACACGGCGCGCTCGCTGCTCATCAAGGAGCTGTCGCTGGCCAAGGACTGCACCGAGGAAGAGATCGAGTCGGACCTGAAGAAGATCTTCAACCTGGCCTGA
- a CDS encoding class I SAM-dependent methyltransferase: MINQYDLLAKITEATAEAPLRKYFEDFTFFKALGDIAGCSVLDVACGTGLYSRRIKQRGAGRVVGLDSSEGMIDYARYQERQAPLGIEYVVRDAAAAGELGTFDVVTATYLLHYAPSVEQMRGMCATLRRAMAPGGRLVSICLNPEARVTEPAYYRPYGFELRSRGQEGDEAHLVSAIPEMPFSITAWHWSRHTYEAALQSAGFRNIVWCAPEIAPEGLAAFGEAYWRDYLRFPHAAVFTCTA, translated from the coding sequence ATGATCAACCAGTACGATCTGCTCGCGAAGATAACGGAAGCCACCGCGGAGGCTCCGCTCCGCAAGTACTTCGAGGACTTCACCTTCTTCAAGGCCCTGGGCGATATCGCCGGGTGCTCGGTGCTCGACGTGGCCTGTGGCACCGGGCTGTACAGCCGGCGCATCAAACAGCGTGGCGCGGGCCGGGTCGTGGGTCTGGACTCCTCCGAGGGGATGATCGACTACGCCCGCTATCAGGAGCGGCAGGCACCGCTCGGAATCGAGTACGTCGTCCGGGACGCGGCCGCCGCCGGGGAGCTCGGCACCTTCGACGTGGTGACGGCCACGTACCTGCTGCACTACGCACCGTCGGTCGAGCAGATGCGCGGCATGTGCGCCACGCTGCGCCGCGCCATGGCTCCTGGCGGCCGGCTGGTGTCCATCTGCCTGAACCCGGAGGCCCGCGTGACGGAGCCCGCCTACTACCGGCCCTACGGCTTCGAGCTCCGCTCGCGTGGCCAGGAAGGGGATGAGGCGCATCTGGTCAGTGCGATACCCGAGATGCCCTTCTCCATCACGGCCTGGCACTGGTCCCGGCACACCTACGAGGCCGCGCTCCAGTCCGCCGGCTTCCGGAACATCGTGTGGTGCGCGCCGGAGATCGCCCCCGAGGGCCTCGCGGCCTTCGGAGAGGCGTACTGGCGGGACTACCTGCGATTCCCCCACGCTGCCGTGTTCACCTGTACGGCGTGA